From Chryseobacterium joostei, the proteins below share one genomic window:
- a CDS encoding DUF2931 family protein has protein sequence MEEKYQWLGTVSAPQEYPMEVYKGTIVADDFTYGFDAIWGTQNTGWGNEGGTMSVETEKMNLPHQLEFTWYSLVEKKFYTGKWDLNKDKITKLFEEGFVDQDTRKRTTYNTFIVGLAPKGKVVIWAKGPGNQKEIGAFQAHDTIITKEKAYKNAQYMFNEGFADRMLNDPSYKTFKPKVLEKIKKEGYPAEDIYEVYRERYLWKPVVVLPEGGVWLDFGFTNYNGEQENLFAKSLKDDTYKERAIPKFCGFYWRDKDKNRYGVWIDSFDEKEIFELFQKIGKDEEIDFSIKVNDDNTKVFLSLITEQGEVFITKANIRLSKKIE, from the coding sequence ATGGAAGAAAAATATCAATGGTTGGGGACGGTTTCTGCACCGCAGGAATATCCTATGGAAGTTTATAAAGGAACTATTGTTGCAGATGATTTTACTTATGGCTTTGATGCTATCTGGGGAACACAAAATACAGGCTGGGGAAATGAAGGAGGAACGATGAGCGTAGAGACCGAAAAAATGAATCTTCCACACCAACTGGAGTTTACATGGTATTCTCTGGTAGAAAAAAAATTCTATACCGGAAAATGGGACCTTAATAAAGATAAAATTACAAAGCTTTTTGAAGAAGGCTTTGTAGACCAGGATACCCGTAAAAGGACAACCTACAACACATTTATCGTAGGATTGGCGCCTAAAGGAAAAGTGGTTATCTGGGCAAAAGGTCCGGGAAACCAAAAAGAAATAGGTGCTTTCCAGGCTCATGATACCATTATTACTAAAGAAAAAGCATATAAAAATGCACAATATATGTTTAATGAGGGCTTTGCAGACAGAATGCTGAATGATCCATCCTACAAGACATTCAAACCTAAAGTGTTGGAAAAAATCAAAAAAGAAGGTTATCCGGCTGAAGATATTTATGAGGTGTACAGAGAAAGATACCTTTGGAAACCTGTAGTCGTTCTTCCTGAAGGAGGTGTATGGCTGGATTTTGGGTTTACCAATTATAATGGCGAGCAGGAAAATCTTTTTGCAAAAAGTCTAAAGGATGATACCTATAAAGAAAGAGCAATTCCGAAATTCTGTGGTTTCTACTGGAGAGATAAGGATAAAAACAGATATGGTGTATGGATAGATTCCTTTGATGAAAAGGAGATCTTTGAGCTATTTCAAAAAATAGGCAAGGATGAAGAAATTGATTTTAGCATTAAAGTAAATGATGACAATACAAAGGTATTTCTGTCTTTAATTACCGAACAGGGTGAAGTTTTCATTACCAAGGCAAATATCAGGTTATCCAAAAAAATAGAATAA
- the namA gene encoding NADPH dehydrogenase NamA, protein MLYTPIQFRNVELKNRWVMSPMCMYSSENGMANDFHFVHYGSRSQGGTGLLIVEATGVEPRGRITNHCMGIWNDEQAEQLQKIVEFVHKNSESKIGIQLAHAGRKGSTWNNLQISLEEGWETIAPSSIPYHPSERIPHALSTDEVKEHVQYFKKAAQRAVKAGFDVIELHGAHGYLIHQFLSPLSNIRTDEYGGSFENRIRFLIEIVDAVNEELNDDTALFVRISGTEYAENGWDIEDSVALAKILKEHSVDLVDVSSGGNIHGAKISVFNGYQVPFSSQIKNEAIVKTGAVGLITNVEQAEEILQNNKADLIFVAREILRNPYLAIQGAFEMKEECFFPHQYTRAKISS, encoded by the coding sequence ATGTTATATACCCCAATACAATTCAGGAATGTAGAGCTTAAAAACCGCTGGGTAATGTCTCCAATGTGTATGTATTCATCTGAAAACGGTATGGCGAATGATTTTCATTTCGTGCATTACGGAAGCCGGTCACAGGGTGGAACAGGTTTGCTGATCGTAGAAGCTACAGGTGTAGAACCAAGAGGAAGGATCACCAATCATTGTATGGGAATCTGGAATGATGAGCAGGCAGAACAACTACAGAAAATTGTAGAATTTGTTCACAAAAACTCAGAAAGTAAGATAGGAATTCAGCTGGCTCATGCAGGGAGAAAAGGATCGACATGGAATAACCTGCAGATCTCTCTTGAAGAGGGATGGGAAACCATTGCACCAAGTTCTATTCCTTATCATCCATCAGAAAGAATTCCTCACGCATTGAGTACTGATGAGGTAAAAGAACATGTACAGTATTTTAAAAAAGCAGCCCAACGAGCTGTAAAGGCTGGGTTTGATGTAATTGAGCTTCATGGAGCGCATGGCTATCTTATACATCAGTTTTTGTCCCCACTTTCCAATATCAGGACAGATGAATATGGCGGAAGCTTTGAAAACAGAATCCGTTTTCTGATTGAAATTGTAGATGCTGTAAATGAAGAATTGAATGATGATACGGCTCTTTTTGTGCGTATTTCCGGAACAGAATATGCGGAAAACGGTTGGGATATTGAAGATAGCGTAGCATTGGCGAAAATTTTAAAAGAACATTCCGTTGACCTTGTGGATGTATCAAGCGGCGGAAATATTCACGGAGCTAAAATTTCAGTTTTTAATGGCTATCAGGTTCCCTTTTCATCACAAATAAAGAATGAAGCTATAGTGAAAACAGGTGCTGTAGGTCTCATTACGAATGTAGAACAAGCGGAAGAAATTCTTCAGAATAATAAGGCAGATCTGATTTTTGTAGCAAGAGAAATTCTTAGGAATCCATATCTGGCAATTCAGGGAGCGTTTGAAATGAAAGAAGAGTGCTTTTTCCCACATCAATATACAAGGGCTAAAATCTCTTCATAA
- a CDS encoding ribonuclease domain-containing protein: MNSKIRGVFFICLGLLFGMSVMYIYNRFISDKKDHPNAAKTEAVSYGSTSTEDQYNTGNSSVQVSIDKLTEEKTVISYVKQNHRLPDYYITKNEARNQGWNPSKGNLCEVLPGKAIGGDKFGNREGRLPDGDKYFEADVNYHCGGRNADRIIYTQNGDVYLTKNHYKSFEKQ; this comes from the coding sequence ATGAACAGTAAAATAAGAGGTGTATTTTTTATCTGTCTTGGGCTTCTCTTTGGGATGTCTGTGATGTATATCTACAACCGTTTTATCTCCGATAAAAAAGATCATCCAAACGCTGCAAAAACAGAAGCGGTAAGTTATGGGAGTACTTCTACGGAAGATCAATATAATACAGGAAACTCATCAGTACAGGTTTCTATAGACAAACTGACTGAAGAAAAGACAGTGATAAGCTATGTAAAACAAAATCATAGACTTCCGGATTATTACATTACAAAAAATGAAGCCAGAAATCAGGGCTGGAATCCATCAAAAGGAAATCTTTGTGAAGTGCTTCCGGGAAAAGCAATTGGTGGAGATAAATTTGGTAACAGAGAGGGAAGATTGCCGGATGGTGATAAGTATTTTGAAGCAGATGTAAACTATCACTGCGGTGGAAGAAATGCAGACAGAATTATTTATACTCAAAATGGAGATGTTTATCTTACCAAGAATCATTATAAAAGCTTTGAAAAGCAATAA
- a CDS encoding DUF2752 domain-containing protein, protein MDIEDFMLTCPSKKFLGVECLGCGAQRAIVLVFEGKFSEAFHMYPAVYTLLLFFFTLGLSFIDKKRKYTNVLLGLIVINLVIAIVSYIYKHF, encoded by the coding sequence ATGGATATTGAAGACTTCATGCTGACCTGTCCCAGTAAAAAGTTTCTGGGTGTAGAATGCCTTGGTTGTGGTGCTCAAAGAGCAATTGTATTGGTTTTTGAAGGAAAGTTTTCTGAGGCTTTTCATATGTATCCGGCAGTGTATACCTTATTGCTGTTTTTTTTCACATTGGGACTAAGTTTTATAGACAAGAAAAGGAAATACACGAATGTCTTATTGGGCCTGATTGTCATTAATCTTGTTATTGCAATAGTTTCTTATATTTATAAGCATTTCTGA
- a CDS encoding GNAT family N-acetyltransferase, translating into MLKIRQEEERDYKKVFQLIEEAFRNMEHSDHQEQFLVEKLRKSDAFIPELSLVAEDENGDIAGHILFTKLRIENDSETFESLALAPVSVKPEFQNQGIGGKLILQGHHIAQELGYQSVILIGHETYYPKFGYEKTSNFGISFPFEIPEENGMAIELVKDGLKNKNGVVKYPKEFGID; encoded by the coding sequence ATGCTAAAGATTAGACAAGAAGAAGAAAGAGACTATAAAAAGGTTTTTCAACTGATAGAAGAGGCTTTCAGAAATATGGAACATAGTGACCATCAAGAGCAATTTCTGGTTGAGAAATTAAGAAAATCGGATGCCTTTATTCCTGAATTATCACTGGTGGCAGAAGATGAAAATGGTGACATTGCAGGACATATTTTGTTTACAAAGCTTCGCATTGAGAATGATTCAGAAACTTTTGAGTCACTTGCCTTGGCGCCGGTTTCTGTAAAACCTGAGTTTCAAAATCAGGGAATTGGCGGAAAACTTATTCTTCAAGGACATCATATTGCCCAAGAACTAGGATATCAATCTGTTATTTTAATAGGACATGAAACTTATTATCCTAAGTTTGGTTACGAAAAAACAAGTAATTTTGGGATTTCATTTCCGTTTGAAATTCCAGAAGAAAATGGAATGGCCATTGAGTTGGTAAAAGACGGATTAAAAAATAAAAACGGGGTTGTAAAATACCCTAAGGAATTTGGAATAGACTAA
- the nadE gene encoding NAD(+) synthase, with protein sequence MQTQKVIDHIVGWLKDYATKAKVNGYVLGVSGGVDSGVVSTLAAMTGLKTLLIEMPIRQKADQVDRAKDHMNDLKSRFPNVEIMSVDLTPAFEELYKTFDVKDDLYPNEKLAFANTRSRLRMLTLYYYGQLNGLLVCGTGNKVEDFGIGFYTKYGDGGVDVSPIADLYKTEVYALAKGLNLIKSIQEAIPTDGLWDVDRTDEQQIGATYPELEKIQKEYGTKTAEDYEGRDKEVFLIFDRMHKAAKHKMDPIPICDIPEEWRES encoded by the coding sequence ATGCAGACACAAAAAGTGATAGACCATATTGTTGGCTGGTTAAAGGATTATGCAACAAAAGCTAAAGTAAACGGATATGTATTAGGAGTTTCCGGAGGAGTAGATTCCGGAGTGGTTTCTACATTGGCAGCAATGACGGGACTGAAAACATTATTGATCGAAATGCCAATCCGCCAGAAAGCAGATCAGGTAGACCGTGCAAAGGATCATATGAATGATTTAAAATCAAGATTTCCCAATGTGGAGATCATGTCTGTAGATCTTACGCCTGCTTTTGAAGAACTTTATAAAACCTTTGATGTAAAGGATGATCTGTATCCCAATGAAAAACTAGCCTTTGCCAATACAAGATCCCGTTTGAGAATGCTTACTCTGTACTATTACGGGCAGCTTAACGGACTTTTGGTATGCGGAACAGGAAATAAAGTTGAAGATTTCGGAATCGGGTTTTATACAAAATATGGTGATGGAGGAGTAGACGTATCCCCAATTGCCGATTTATATAAAACCGAGGTGTATGCACTTGCTAAAGGCTTGAATTTAATTAAAAGCATTCAGGAGGCTATCCCAACAGACGGACTTTGGGATGTAGACAGAACTGACGAACAACAGATCGGAGCAACCTACCCAGAATTGGAAAAAATTCAGAAAGAATATGGAACCAAAACGGCTGAAGACTATGAAGGAAGAGATAAAGAAGTATTCCTGATCTTTGACCGAATGCATAAAGCCGCAAAACATAAGATGGATCCTATTCCAATCTGTGACATTCCGGAAGAGTGGAGAGAATCATAA
- a CDS encoding T6SS phospholipase effector Tle1-like catalytic domain-containing protein: protein MHNNQFGGYSPTITKEEVLDITIGIFFDGTLNNKTNTIERVNKTADYKKHGGVPGDNNSYNNDWSNVARMWDNYDKDYGIYIEGIGTEDAKGDETLGYAFGTGATGIRSKVRKGCEEIVKKVKNIKSSKKVDKIAVLTFDVFGFSRGAAAARNFVYEISKAKYKASSHTVSNDGMTTTTYSDDDGKEVTAEELPKWGHLGLKLQEAGITIDVLKVRFLGIYDTVSSYSKYLSPVPNFSNDVEELSLNDIGKAQTVIHFIAENEHRENFDLTKVRTGIEKTFPGVHCDVGGAYEDGEEIWEELETAWGISTSKLEALKKELEEEGWFAEGELTITSGFYWSLRSQRDLVKTFSYIPLHFMADYGIQKDLPIKDKKMMNETYSIASDELLVRVKNRLEPYVMGDGKPYTFKRKEDLEKAYLGASIPQKKYAEYQKEAQEQKDLGELRHKYLHWSARREGIGMDPRPNRVRVIH from the coding sequence ATGCACAATAATCAATTTGGAGGATATTCACCGACAATAACCAAAGAGGAAGTATTGGATATTACCATTGGGATATTTTTTGACGGAACTCTGAATAATAAAACCAATACCATAGAAAGGGTAAATAAAACTGCAGACTACAAAAAACATGGCGGTGTACCCGGTGATAACAACAGCTATAATAACGATTGGAGCAATGTAGCCCGAATGTGGGATAACTATGATAAAGACTACGGTATTTATATAGAAGGAATCGGAACAGAAGATGCTAAAGGAGATGAAACCCTTGGGTATGCTTTTGGTACAGGAGCTACAGGGATCAGATCCAAAGTGAGAAAAGGCTGCGAGGAGATTGTAAAAAAAGTGAAAAACATCAAAAGCTCAAAGAAAGTAGATAAAATTGCTGTGCTTACCTTTGATGTATTTGGTTTTAGCCGTGGAGCCGCTGCCGCCCGAAATTTTGTCTACGAAATATCAAAAGCAAAATATAAAGCCTCTTCCCATACAGTCTCGAATGACGGGATGACAACAACGACGTATTCCGATGATGACGGAAAGGAGGTGACTGCAGAGGAACTTCCTAAGTGGGGACATTTAGGCTTGAAATTACAAGAAGCCGGAATTACCATTGATGTTTTAAAAGTCAGATTTCTGGGGATTTACGATACCGTTTCCTCTTATTCAAAATATTTGTCACCTGTACCCAATTTCAGTAATGATGTAGAAGAACTGAGCCTTAATGATATTGGAAAAGCGCAAACAGTGATTCATTTTATTGCAGAAAACGAACATAGAGAGAACTTTGACCTTACAAAAGTACGTACAGGAATAGAGAAAACATTTCCAGGAGTACACTGCGATGTAGGAGGAGCCTATGAAGACGGAGAGGAAATATGGGAAGAACTTGAAACAGCATGGGGCATCAGTACCTCTAAACTAGAGGCTTTGAAAAAAGAACTAGAGGAAGAAGGCTGGTTTGCAGAGGGTGAACTTACCATTACTTCCGGATTCTATTGGTCTTTAAGAAGTCAACGTGATCTGGTAAAGACATTTAGCTACATTCCACTACACTTTATGGCCGATTATGGTATTCAGAAGGACCTTCCCATTAAAGATAAAAAAATGATGAATGAAACCTATTCCATCGCTTCGGATGAACTGCTGGTAAGGGTGAAAAATCGTTTAGAGCCTTATGTAATGGGAGATGGAAAACCCTATACCTTTAAAAGGAAAGAAGACCTTGAAAAGGCTTATCTGGGGGCATCTATTCCACAGAAAAAATATGCCGAGTACCAGAAAGAAGCTCAGGAGCAAAAAGACCTGGGAGAACTGAGACATAAATACCTTCATTGGTCTGCAAGAAGAGAAGGAATCGGAATGGACCCAAGACCCAATAGAGTAAGAGTTATTCATTAA
- a CDS encoding GNAT family N-acetyltransferase has protein sequence MKIETKRLILRKLEDNDAERMFLMDSNPEVMKYLETPVTLVEQSQNGIRMIQKQYVENGVGRLAVVEKESGLMIGWCGLKLLKKPINGHVETLDLGYRFIPEFWGKGYAWEAAVATLEYGFNDLNAETIYAYADAGNAGSNYILTKLGFENTGEFEDEGVMCFWYKLKREKYISGNAKD, from the coding sequence ATGAAAATAGAAACAAAAAGACTGATTTTAAGAAAACTTGAAGATAATGATGCTGAAAGAATGTTCCTTATGGATTCTAACCCTGAAGTGATGAAGTATCTTGAAACTCCTGTAACATTGGTGGAACAATCACAGAATGGTATCAGGATGATTCAGAAACAATATGTAGAAAATGGAGTAGGGAGACTTGCTGTGGTTGAAAAAGAGAGTGGACTGATGATAGGTTGGTGTGGGTTGAAACTACTGAAGAAACCTATCAATGGTCATGTTGAAACACTGGATTTAGGCTATCGTTTCATTCCTGAATTTTGGGGAAAAGGGTATGCCTGGGAGGCGGCAGTAGCTACTCTTGAATATGGATTTAATGATTTAAATGCGGAGACTATATATGCCTATGCTGATGCAGGAAATGCAGGTTCCAATTATATTTTAACAAAGCTGGGTTTCGAAAATACAGGCGAATTTGAAGATGAGGGTGTAATGTGCTTTTGGTATAAATTGAAACGTGAAAAATATATTTCAGGAAATGCTAAAGATTAG
- the tssD gene encoding type VI secretion system tube protein TssD produces MAGNSRGILKFNGGEGQKLLRLNYSVSRATDISGRVASDPSNALIKVTIEATEKSDVLESLLNSKYKPTTGEINFNKSHEEGTLITLKWENGYVIQHEVDFDAIDSNNMLISFVVSAESISYGNSAYEGLWPMS; encoded by the coding sequence ATGGCAGGAAATTCAAGAGGAATCTTAAAATTCAATGGAGGTGAAGGTCAGAAGTTATTAAGACTTAACTACAGTGTATCAAGAGCTACAGATATTTCAGGACGTGTAGCATCAGATCCGTCAAACGCTCTTATCAAAGTAACCATTGAGGCAACTGAAAAGTCTGATGTTTTAGAAAGTCTACTGAACAGCAAATATAAACCTACAACCGGAGAAATCAATTTCAACAAATCTCATGAGGAGGGAACTTTGATCACTCTAAAATGGGAAAATGGATATGTAATCCAACATGAAGTAGATTTTGATGCAATAGACAGCAACAATATGCTGATTAGCTTTGTAGTAAGCGCTGAAAGTATTAGCTACGGAAATTCAGCTTATGAAGGACTTTGGCCAATGAGCTAA
- a CDS encoding Zn-dependent protease, with protein sequence MKNNNLVCLLFLLLLMFSCSEKEKPVKNQEQKKAVTILIQPFQDIKSENLEKVVVGIKKVYPNVKVLEAIAFPENTYYKERNRYRADSIIKFLSSKTKDGFVTIGLTSKDISATRGKIKDFGIMGLGYRPGKACVASMFRLNKENTDEQFYKIAIHELGHTQGLPHCPEKMCFMRDAEGKNPTNEETDFCKKCKTFLINKNWKFSSI encoded by the coding sequence TTGAAAAATAATAACCTTGTTTGTTTACTTTTTTTATTGCTTCTGATGTTCTCATGCTCAGAAAAAGAAAAGCCTGTAAAGAATCAGGAACAAAAGAAAGCCGTAACCATACTCATACAGCCATTTCAGGATATTAAATCTGAAAACTTGGAAAAAGTAGTGGTGGGAATTAAAAAAGTATATCCCAATGTTAAGGTTCTTGAAGCAATAGCCTTTCCGGAAAACACTTATTACAAAGAGAGAAACCGTTACAGAGCAGATTCTATCATTAAGTTTTTAAGTAGTAAAACAAAAGATGGATTTGTGACTATAGGGTTAACTTCAAAGGATATTAGTGCAACCAGAGGAAAAATAAAAGACTTTGGAATTATGGGCTTGGGATATAGACCCGGAAAAGCCTGTGTAGCATCAATGTTCAGACTAAATAAGGAAAATACGGATGAGCAATTTTATAAGATTGCTATTCATGAATTGGGACATACCCAAGGGTTGCCACATTGTCCGGAGAAAATGTGCTTTATGAGAGATGCAGAAGGCAAAAATCCAACCAATGAAGAAACGGATTTCTGTAAAAAATGCAAGACTTTTTTAATTAATAAAAATTGGAAATTTAGTTCAATATGA
- a CDS encoding type VI secretion system Vgr family protein: MSNTPGKSNAASFRPTQNADGVSENHHTGINRLVKLFLVIEGKIIKYYKHFKLKQSTGHHHEFTLTLAHDTLGERQTHSLQDANKFLGKRLTAIISYKDIDNSPERTFVGVITGVGFSQERMSLGNIVLTGSSPTILLDGAPHIQSFGGTQSVNMGIIAEEVIKQGIDKSRFDIRVDANNFSQIIYSSQYDETHYNYLARMAEAYGEQFFYDGEVLHFGKLPPQNKPIVLTYGSSAHDIKVELKAVHTKPQFYGYNSNKHERLTSGSTPIKHVGDLAKTAYSHNDSIYKTPALQMAPIKATTHLDVEYSQKSASGSEAVNVFTISGNTTVPFLHPGCVADVQMRKPDSNETSYFTKIMITEAEHEIDTIGHYKGSFVGIAADTGFLPRPQYNIPKAEPQIATVISNTDPDGQGRVQVRFDWQTNDTTHFIRMMSPDAGGTDQVSQNRGYVAIPEVGDQVMINFVHSHPDRPFVMGGMFHGGVALGGGIDNHLKSIQTRSGIRILLNDNEGSVTILDPSGNSYFMDGKGNINMKAPKNFTLNAGENINITAGKEISIDAGASISHTANEDISSTAGKDIMQTASGDIRESSDNRTELVDKEFKRHSETSNEIAGEISMFSEVENMTMQSGKIVEFNSAEKSKLF, encoded by the coding sequence ATGTCAAACACACCTGGAAAATCAAATGCCGCATCCTTTCGTCCTACGCAGAATGCAGATGGTGTATCAGAAAATCATCATACAGGTATCAACCGTTTGGTAAAGCTTTTCCTCGTTATTGAAGGGAAGATTATCAAATACTATAAACACTTTAAGCTTAAACAAAGTACAGGACATCACCACGAATTTACCCTTACTCTGGCCCATGATACCTTAGGTGAAAGACAAACCCATTCTCTGCAGGATGCCAATAAATTCCTGGGAAAACGTCTTACGGCAATTATTTCATACAAAGATATTGACAACAGCCCTGAAAGAACCTTTGTGGGAGTAATCACAGGAGTAGGTTTCAGTCAGGAGAGAATGAGCCTTGGAAATATAGTATTGACCGGCAGCAGCCCAACAATCTTACTTGACGGTGCACCTCATATTCAAAGTTTTGGAGGTACTCAGTCTGTAAATATGGGAATCATTGCGGAAGAAGTCATCAAGCAGGGAATTGATAAAAGTCGTTTTGATATCAGAGTAGATGCTAATAATTTCTCTCAGATCATTTACAGCAGTCAATATGATGAAACCCATTATAATTACTTGGCAAGAATGGCTGAAGCCTACGGAGAACAGTTCTTTTACGATGGTGAAGTCCTGCATTTCGGGAAACTTCCGCCTCAGAATAAGCCAATTGTTTTAACCTATGGAAGCAGCGCACATGATATTAAGGTTGAATTAAAAGCAGTTCATACCAAACCCCAATTCTATGGCTATAATAGTAATAAACATGAAAGACTGACTTCAGGATCTACTCCTATTAAACATGTAGGAGACCTTGCGAAAACAGCATACAGCCATAACGACTCTATCTATAAAACACCGGCATTGCAGATGGCTCCCATCAAGGCAACAACGCACCTTGATGTAGAATATTCTCAGAAAAGTGCATCCGGAAGTGAAGCCGTGAATGTTTTTACCATTTCCGGAAACACAACCGTTCCGTTTCTGCATCCGGGTTGTGTAGCAGATGTACAAATGCGTAAACCAGATTCTAACGAGACGTCTTACTTTACGAAGATTATGATCACAGAAGCTGAGCATGAAATTGATACCATTGGTCATTATAAAGGAAGTTTTGTAGGAATAGCAGCAGATACAGGATTTCTTCCAAGGCCGCAATATAATATTCCAAAGGCAGAACCACAGATAGCCACCGTAATTTCCAATACAGATCCGGATGGGCAAGGAAGAGTGCAGGTGAGATTCGACTGGCAAACTAATGATACAACTCATTTTATCCGTATGATGAGTCCGGATGCCGGAGGAACAGATCAGGTATCTCAAAACAGAGGTTATGTGGCAATTCCGGAAGTAGGAGATCAGGTGATGATTAATTTTGTTCACAGTCATCCGGACAGACCTTTCGTAATGGGCGGGATGTTCCATGGTGGAGTAGCGCTGGGCGGAGGAATCGATAATCATTTGAAATCCATACAAACCAGAAGCGGTATCAGAATATTACTGAATGATAATGAGGGAAGTGTAACCATTCTGGATCCAAGTGGAAACAGCTACTTTATGGATGGTAAAGGAAACATCAATATGAAGGCTCCTAAAAACTTTACCTTAAATGCGGGTGAAAACATCAATATTACGGCAGGAAAAGAAATTAGCATAGATGCAGGAGCAAGTATTAGCCATACAGCAAATGAAGATATAAGCTCTACAGCGGGTAAGGATATTATGCAAACTGCTTCCGGAGATATCAGAGAGTCTTCCGATAACAGAACTGAATTGGTAGATAAAGAGTTTAAAAGACATTCTGAAACGTCCAATGAAATAGCAGGAGAAATTTCCATGTTCAGCGAAGTGGAAAATATGACCATGCAAAGTGGGAAAATAGTAGAATTCAACAGTGCTGAAAAATCAAAACTTTTCTAA
- a CDS encoding barstar family protein, with product MKTVYIDFTDIGDYEDFYTQLKEKIQLPEHFGDNLDALFDTITGDLEMPLHLEFVNMTVDQLEIFEDLLTTLEDAEEEVEDFTFSYYLEQYEDDEEEEETED from the coding sequence ATGAAGACAGTATATATAGATTTTACAGACATAGGTGATTATGAAGATTTTTACACCCAGTTAAAGGAAAAAATTCAGCTTCCTGAACATTTTGGGGATAATCTTGATGCGCTTTTCGATACCATTACCGGAGACCTGGAAATGCCGCTTCACCTTGAATTCGTAAATATGACAGTAGATCAGCTGGAAATTTTTGAAGATCTTCTAACTACGCTGGAAGATGCAGAGGAAGAAGTAGAAGACTTTACTTTTAGCTATTATCTGGAGCAGTACGAAGATGATGAAGAGGAAGAAGAAACAGAAGATTAA
- a CDS encoding cytidine deaminase has translation MKKDIQISYEYFKNSSELSDIEIQLFERAKAARENAYAPYSQFFVGCSVLLENGEIYSGNNQENAAFPSGLCAERTTLFWVAANFPNVKVKKIFVVGGPKEFHEKNPPIPPCGACRQSLIEYETKQSENIDLYFSSMNEEVVKVHAVKDLLPFYFDSTFL, from the coding sequence ATGAAAAAAGACATACAGATCAGTTACGAATATTTTAAAAATAGCAGTGAGCTGAGCGATATAGAAATACAATTATTCGAAAGAGCCAAGGCGGCCCGCGAAAACGCTTATGCACCCTATTCTCAGTTTTTTGTAGGATGCTCTGTGTTATTGGAAAACGGAGAAATATACTCTGGAAATAATCAGGAGAATGCCGCTTTCCCATCCGGGCTTTGTGCTGAGAGAACCACATTGTTCTGGGTAGCAGCCAACTTTCCGAATGTTAAAGTAAAAAAAATATTTGTGGTTGGCGGACCTAAGGAATTTCATGAGAAAAATCCACCAATACCACCTTGTGGAGCATGCCGTCAGAGCTTAATAGAGTACGAAACCAAGCAAAGTGAAAACATCGATCTTTATTTTTCAAGTATGAATGAGGAAGTTGTGAAAGTACATGCGGTTAAAGACCTATTGCCTTTTTATTTCGATTCTACGTTTTTGTAG